Below is a window of Halobaculum lipolyticum DNA.
ACGCGCGGCCCTCCGTCGGCCGTTCAGCGACCGACGGCGACGGCCGACGACGAGGTGTCGGATCTCGCCGGTCCCGCGCGAACGCCCTCGCTCGTTCGCGCCGCTCGATCGCCCGTTTCACGTCCGCCGGGTCAGAGACCGAGTCGGCGGCCGATGACGAGGTGTTGGATCTCGCTCGTGCCCTCGCCGATCTCCATCAGCTTCGCGTCGCGGTAGAACCGCTGGGGCGGGAAGTCGGTGGTGTAGCCGTAGCCGCCGTGGACCTGCACCGAGTCCTCCGCCACCTCGCGGGCGGCCTCGCTGGCGTCGAGTTTCGCCAGCGCCGACGCCGTCGTCACGTCCTCGCCCTCGTCGTACATCGTCGCGGCCTTGTGGGTGAGCAGCCGCGCGCGCTCGGTCTTTCGGTACATGTCCACGACCTTGTCGCGGACGGCGTCGAACTTCGAGATGGGCTTGCCGAACTGCTCGCGCTCGCCGGAGTACGACTTCGCCGCCTCGTAGGCGCCCTGCGCGAGTCCCGTCGACAGCGCGGCGATGGAGATGCGGCCGCCGTCGAGCGTCTTCATCGTCTGCTCCCACCCCTCGCCCTCGTTGCCGAGGAGGCGGTCCTCGGGGACGCGCACGTCGTTCAGCTGGATCTCGCAGGTGGGCGAGCAGTTCAGGCCCATCTTGTCCCAGACGGTCGTGACCTCGAAGCCGTCGTCCTCGGGGTCGACGATGAACGTCGAGATGCCGT
It encodes the following:
- a CDS encoding acyl-CoA dehydrogenase family protein — translated: MNFDLPAEHRMIRDQIREFCEEEIAPIAQEIEDEHRFPREIFDELAALDVMGVPITEEYGGLGGDTLMYAVVAEELGRVSGGVGLSYVAHTSLGAKPLELFGTHEQKEEWLRPLAEGEGMGAWALTEPGSGSDASDMDTTAEKDGDEYVLNGTKQFITNASVANSVLVKAVTDPGAGYDGISTFIVDPEDDGFEVTTVWDKMGLNCSPTCEIQLNDVRVPEDRLLGNEGEGWEQTMKTLDGGRISIAALSTGLAQGAYEAAKSYSGEREQFGKPISKFDAVRDKVVDMYRKTERARLLTHKAATMYDEGEDVTTASALAKLDASEAAREVAEDSVQVHGGYGYTTDFPPQRFYRDAKLMEIGEGTSEIQHLVIGRRLGL